TTGTAGGATCTGAAACAGCTTAGGTTTCGATAACTGATGTTTCCAAATCACCTGATCTTCCAGTCCCAAACGCCGCACTAGTTTCTGATAGGGGCGAGCAAATTTTTCTTTATGCGCTGAGCAAATCACCAGCTTTAAGTCAGGTTTGTCCCTTAAGTATTGCAAAGCCTTGATGGCCACATCCACTCCCTGCCATGGCTGTAAGGCGCCAAAGTAAACCACATAATTCTCCGGTAAACTCCTGGGTCTCTTAAATGACTTGACAGGCTCCGCCCCATTAGATATCACCGTAACTTTCTCCGATTGAACACCACGCTTTTCAAGGTGGGACTTGATCACTTGCGAAGGGCAAATCAGGTGATCCGATTCATGGATGCACCTATCTTCCAGGTCCTGGATTTTGTAGAGTGTTTCCTTGGCAATATGCCGAAACCGATAAGGCAACTCAATGGATGGTAAGCCATTGACTTCAAAAACCGTTTCAATATGTGGCCTTTCCAGCAAGGGTAACCCTCCCCAGATATCTCTAAAGTGTCCTAATCGTAATTGATATTGCGACTCCAAAATATCATCCACCCATTCCGAAAAAGCCGTGGCGCGTCGAAGGAAATTACTTTCTTCTTTGTCAAAAGTTATATGTTTTCGAGGGGACCTGATCCATTGCCTTCGCTGCCCCTTGAGTGTAAGTAACATTGTTTCACCAAAAGCCTTGCTTAAAACCCGTGAAGCTTTCTCTATATGGATGTACGATCCTTTATAAGAGGGAAAAGGGTCAAAGGTGACATATACGGAATGATAGGAGCGCAACTTGCAGTACTTAGTAACGAAAAGGCATAAAAAAAGGGAACAAGATAGCTTGTTCCCTTCTAATATGATCAAGTGATTAAATCACTCTCCTTCTTTCTTCTCTTCTCCTTCCGCATCCTCTGCAGGGGCTTCCGGAGCTTCTTCTGTAGCCTCAGCAGCAGGTGCCTCTTCAACTACTGCTTCTGCTTCTGCCTCTACTTCTGCTTCTGGTGCATCTTCCACTACCACTGCATCTTCAACAGCTGTAGTTGCTTCTTCCTTCTTCTTACCAGAACCTCTTCTTGATCTTCTGGTCTTCGCTTTAGCAGGTGCTTTTTCTTCAAGCAATAACTCGTTAAAGTCTACCAACTCCATGACACACATTTCCGCGTTATCACCCAATCTGGCGCCTAACTTCAAGATTCTTGTGTAACCACCAGGTCTTGCTGCTACTTTCTCAGCAACGTTAGAGAACAACTCAGTTACGCTCTCTTTGTCCTGCAAGTAAGAGAATACTACTCTTCTTGAATGGGTGGTATCATTCTTTGCCTTTGTGATCAAAGGCTCGATGTACTTTCGTAAAGCTTTTGCTTTAGCAACTGTGGTGTTGATCCGCTTGTGCTTGATCAACGAGGAGGCCATATTAGATAGCATGGCACTTCTGTGAGAAGCCGTTCTCCCCAAGTGATTGAATTTCTTCCCGTGTCTCATTATTCCTCGTCCAGTTTATATTTTGAAAGATCCATACCGAAAGTCAGACCTTTGTCAGCTACTAATTGTTCCAATTCCGCCAGAGACTTCTTACCGAAGTTTCTGAATTTCATCATGTCAGAGATTTCCAATGACACCAAATCACCCAGGCTTCGTACGTCAGCTGCTTTCAGGCAGTTGTAAGCACGAACTGAAAGATCCAAGTCATTCAGAGAGCTCTTAAGCAGCTTTCTCATGTGAAGCAATTCTTCATCAACCTGCTCTGGCTCACCTTTCTCTTGTGTCTCAAGGATCATGTTCTGATCAGAGAACAACATGAAGTGTTGGATCAAAATATTTGCTGCACCTTTCAATGCATTTTCAGGGTGGATAGAGCCATCTGTTTCTATGTCAATGATCAATTGCTCATAGTCAGTCTTTTGCTCAACCCTCGTATTTTCAACGCTGTACTTTACGTTTTTGATTGGCGTAAAGATCGAGTCGATGGCAATAGAGCCGAAGTTCTGCTCTGCGGGCTTATTCTCCTCAGCAGGCACATAACCTCTTCCTTTCTCGATGGTCAATTCCATCTCGAACTGTGCTGAATTATCTAGGTTACAGATAACATGGTCAGGATTCAGGATCTCAAAAGAGGTCGTAACAGCTGCCAGATCACCAGCAGTCAATTGCGTCTTGTTCGCTACAGATACAGTAATGGTATTATCAACAACATCTGTGATCTTCTTGAAACGAACCATTTTCAGGTTCAGAATGATCTCAGTAACATCCTCAACTACTCCTTCGATTGAAGAGAATTCGTGCAATACACCAGGGATTTTCACCCCAGTGATGGCATATCCTTCCAGTGAAGAAAGGAGAATTCTTCTTAACGCATTACCAACTGTTACTCCGTATCCTTTTTCTAGTGGCTTGAAAGTAAACAGACCATGAAAATCGTCTGCCTTTTCCATCACCACTTTCTCCGGCATTTGAAATGCTAGAATAGACATATTCTTAGGAATTAAATATTGTTAATAATTATTACTTAGAGTACAATTCGACGATCAACTGCTCTTTGATGTTCTCAGGAATTTCTTCCCTTGAAGGAGCATTTAGGAACTTGCCTAAATAATCGGTCGGATTCCACTCAAGCCATGAGTATTTCTGTGCACTATGAGCTGCTAAGCTGTTAGACACTACCTCAAGTGACTTTGATTTTTCACGCACACCTACTACATCGTTGGCACGTAGTGTGACAGAAGGGATATTTACAATCTCTCCATTTACTGTAATGTGTTTATGTAGTACAAGCTGACGAGCTGCTCTTCTTGTAGGTGCAATTCCTAAGCGATATACAGTGTTATCGAGTCTTGACTCCAATAACTGAAGTAAAACCTCACCTGTAATACCACTCTTTCTTGACGCCTTGTCGAAGATATTAGAGAATTGTCGCTCTAATACGCCATAAGTGTACTTGGCCTTCTGCTTTTCAGCAAGCTGTATTGCATATTCAGATTGCTTTTTTCTTCTACCACGACCATGCTGTCCTGGAGGATAAGCCTTCTTTTGGAGCGTTTTACTTGGTCCAAAAATTGGCTCATTGAATTTTCTGGCAATCTTGGTTTTCGGCCCGGTGTATCTAGCCATATCTTTCTCTTATATAACCTTTAAACTCTTCTTCTTTTTGGTGGTCGACATCCATTGTGAGGAAGCGGCGTAACGTCTTTGATCATCGTCACATCAATTCCAATGTTCTGGATGGTTCTGATTGCAGACTCACGTCCTGCACCAGGGCCTTTTACGAATACTTCCGCCTTTCTCATTCCCAAATCGTAAGCAGCCTGAGCACAATCCTGTGCCGCTACCTGAGCCGCATAAGGAGTGTTCTTTTTAGAACCTTTGAATCCTTTTTTGCCTGCGGATGCCCAAGAGATCACCTGACCCTGAAGATTGGTCATAGAAATGATGATGTTGTTGAAGGTTGCTTGAATGTGAACCTGTCCAACAGGTTCTACAACCACAACTCTCTTCTTCGCTTTATCTTTTCTTTTCTGAGCCATGCTTAACTATTATTTAGTTGCTTTCTTCTTGTTAGCAACTGTTTTTCTACGTCCCTTTCTTGTTCGGGAATTATTCTTGGTACGCTGACCTCTCAAAGGAAGTCCTTTTCTGTGTCTCAAACCTCGGTAGCATCCGATATCCATCAATCGTTTGATGCTCAGCTGCACTTCAGACTTAAGTACACCTTCCACTTTGTAGTTTTCTGCGATGATAGCACGGATCTTACCTGCTTCTTCTTCAGTCCACTCGTGGATCTTTTTGTTTGGATCAACCCCAGCTTCAGCAAGGATACTTTGGGCACTACTTTTACCTATTCCGAAAATGTAGGTAAGGCCGATTTCACCCCTTTTGTTATCTGGCACATCTACGCCTGCGATTCTAGCCATGTCTTATCCTTGTCTTTGTTTAAACTTTGGGTTTTTCTTATTGATTACATAAAGTTTACCCTTGCGTCGGATAACCTTGCAATCTGCACTTCTCTTCTTGATGGATGCTCTAACTTTCATTTTTCAGTTTCTTTTAGACCTGTTGGCAGTTTTACCTTCCTCAAGGGCTTATTTATATCTGTATACAATCCTTCCTTTCGTTAGATCGTACGGAGACATTTCTAATTTGACTTTATCTCCAGGTAGAATCTTGATGTAGTGCATCCTCATCTTTCCTGAGATATGTGCGATCACTTCGTGACCGTTTTCCAACTCTACGCGGAACATTGCATTGGACAAAGCCTCTACAATTTTTCCATCTTGTTCTATGGATTGCTGCTTTGCCATTATGCTACTGCCGCGTTTTGAGTTCTACCTTTTACTTTTCCGGACTTCATCATTCCTTCATAGTGTCTCATCAACAGATAGCTTTCGATCTGCTGCAACGTATCAAGGATCACTCCTACCATGATCAGCAATGACGTACCTCCATAGAAGGTTGCAAAGTCTCTGCTTACCCCTGCAATAATTGCAAAGGCAGGAAGGATGGCGATGACCGCCAGGAAAACAGACCCGGGTAAGGTTACCCGAGACAGTATTCTATCTATGAATTCGGAAGTCTGCTTACCTGGCTTTACACCAGGAATGAATCCACCGTTTCTCTTCATGTCATCGGCAATCTGACTTGGATTGATGGTGATTGCTGTATAGAAGAAGGTGAAAAGGATGATCAAGGTACCGAACGCTACGTTATACTGCCAAGTCTCAATTTGAGAGAAGGTAGTGGCAATGTAGCTCGCTGTATCACTGCTATCTGCCCAGTATCCTGCTACCATGGAAGGTAAGAACATAAGAGACTGTGCAAAAATGATCGGCATTACCCCTGCAGAATTCACTTTTAATGGAATGTACTGTCTTTGACCTCCGTACACCTTATTACCAACCACTTGTTTGGCATACTGCACGGGAATCCGTCGAATAGCCTGCGTCAATGCTACCGTTACCAGTACTACAAAGAACAAGGCTACTAATTCGATAACAAGAATCAACGCCTGGCTTAATCCTCTTGATAAAGCTTCTGCGACAATACTTGCTGGGAATCTGGAAATGATACCGATCATGATTAGCATCGAGATTCCGTTTCCAATTCCTTTGTCAGTAATTTTCTCTCCCAACCACATACAGAAGATCGTTCCTGAAGTCAGGATGATTACTGCCGAGATTTTGAAGAAGAATGGGTTAGCAACAACGATGGCTTCTGCTGGAATAGTGGTTAAATAACCAAAAGACTGAGCCAAACAGATGAAGATCGTCAATACTCGAGTGATTTGATTGATTTTCTTTCGACCACTGTCGCCCTCTTTCTGTAGTCTCTGGAAATAAGGAACAGCCACTGTCATCAGCTGCAACACAATGGATGCAGAAATATAAGGCATGATCCCTAATCCGAAGATGGAAGCTTTTAGGAAAGCTCCGCCCAGGAAGGTGTTTAACAAACCGAAAATACCTTCAGCTGAGGCATTCAATTTAGACGGATCAACTCCAGGTAGCGTCACGAAGGACCCTAGTCTGAAAATAATAAGAAATCCTAAGGTGTTTAGGATTTTCATTTTCAGCTCCTCAATGGAGAAGATGTTTTTTATGGTCTGAAAAAATCTTTTCATCTACTCTTCGATCGTAATGGTTCCACCAGCTTTCTCGATAGCCGCTTTTGCAGACTCTGAGAATTTGTTGGCAGTAATTGTCAATGCAGCAGTCAACTCTCCCCTACCTAAGATCTTGATTACATCATTTGATCCTGCAAGGCCATTTTCCTTCAATACCGTAGTGTTGATCTCAGTGATGCCTTTGTCTTCGTTCAATTTCTGAAGCGTATCAAGGTTGATTGGCTTCATTACAACTTTATTGTTGTTCTTGAATCCAAACTTAGGAACACGTCTTTGAAGAGGCATTTGTCCACCTTCAAAACCGATCTTTCTAGAGTATCCTGAACGAGACTTAGCTCCTTTATGGCCTCTTGTGGAAGTACCACCTCTACCAGATCCCTGGCCTCTACCAATTCGCTTTCGACTTTTAGTCGAACCTTCTGCGGGCTTTAATGTTTCTAGTCTCATTCTTAAAGTTCTTTTACCTCAACGAGGTGAGCTACTGTGTCAATCATCCCCTGGATTTGAGGATTTAATTCTTTTTCTACGGTCCGGTTGATTTTTCCCAGTCCCAAAGCTTCAATGGTGCGTCTTTGATTAGACGGACGTTTGATCGTGCTACGCACTTGTGTAATTGCTACTTTTGCCATTACTCTTATCCGTTAAAAACTTTATCAAGTGTAACACCTCTTTGCTTCGCTACAGACCAGGGATCTCTCATCCTGTTCAGTGCATCAAAGGTTGCTTTTACCACGTTGTGTGGGTTAGAAGAACCTTTTGATTTTGCCAGTACATCGTGGATACCTGCACTTTCCAGTACAGCGCGCATCGCACCCCCAGCAATTACTCCAGTACCCGCAGAAGCAGGTTTCAATAAGACGAGACCGCCACCGAATTTACCAAGTGCCTCGTGAGGAACCGTACCTTTCAACACAGGAACTCTTACCAGGTTTTTCTTGGCATCATCGATACCTTTTGTGATCGCATCAGTTACTTCATTGGCCTTTCCAAGCCCATATCCCACTACACCGTGGCCGTCACCGACAACAACGATAGCGGAGAAACTAAATCTTCGACCTCCTTTTACAACTTTTGCTACTCGCTTGATTGCTACAACCTTTTCTTTAAGGTCAATCTCACTCGCCTTCACGGCTTTTATGTTGCTTTTCGACATATCCGATTTAGAATTTTAGGCCGCCTTCGCGTGCTCCGTCAGCCAATGCTTTAATTTTTCCGTGATAAGGATATCCATTACGATCGAAGACAACTTTCTCCACGTTAGCGCCTTTTGCTTTTTCAGCAAGGGCTTTCCCAACCTCTTTGGATACTTCGATGTTTACTCCTGTTTTTCCGATTTCTACCGAAGATGAAGAAGTAAGGGTAGTACCCGATACGTCATCAATGATCTGTGCGTAAATCGCCTTATTACTTTTAAAAACTGAGACCCTTGGAATATCAGCAGTTCCAGAAATTTTTGATCTGATGCCTTTTTTGATCCGGGATCTTCTTTCAGTTTTAGAAATTGCCATCTCTTAAGATTATTTAGCTGCAGTTTTACCTGCTTTCCTTCTAATTTGCTCACCAACAAATCGAATACCTTTTCCTTTGTAAGGTTCGATTTTTCTAAGGGATCTCAATTTAGCGGCCATTTGACCTACCAATTGTTTGTCAGCCCCTTCCAATGTTACGACTGGGTTCTTACCTTTTTCAGTAACTGCTGTTGCTTTTACTTCAGGTGGTATCGCCAAATAGATGCTGTGAGAGTATCCGAGATTTAACTCTAATACATTCCCTTGCAAAGCCGCTTTGTATCCTACCCCTACCAACTCAAGCTCTTTCTTATATCCGCTGTTTACTCCTTCGACCATGTTATTGATCAAAGAACGATACAAACCATGGAGTGCTTTGTGTCTTTTTTGCTCAGTTGGTCTTGCAACCACAACCTGACCATCTTCGATATTAGCTGTAATTTCTACACCAATATCTTGAGACAACTCTCCTTTAGGACCTTTCACAGTTACGTTACCTCCTTTGATATCAACGGTAACTCCTGCGGGTATGCTTACGGGTGCTTTTCCTATCCTTGACATGACTCCTGATTAATAAACGTAACAGAGAACTTCACCACCCACGTGTTCGCGTCTAGCTTCCTTGTCTGACAATACTCCTTTCGAAGTAGACAAAACAGCTATTCCCAAACCATTTAATACGCGAGGCAACTCATTTGCATTCGCATACTTTCTAAGGCCAGGTGTACTCACTCGCTGCAATTTTGTGATTGCAGATTGTTTCGTTTGAGGGTTATAACGAAGAGCAATTTTGATCACTCCTTGTTTTCCATCTTCCTCCACCTTAAAGTTTTGGATATAACCTTTGTCACGAAGTACACGGCTGACCTCCTTCTTCAAATTTGAAGCAGGGACCTCAACCACGCGATGGTTCGCTTTAATGGCATTTCTCAGCCTTGTCAAGTAGTCTCCTATGGGATCTGTTACCATAATATTTTCTTTTGCCCCTCCGAAAAGGGGTGCAAAGTTAGTTTATTGTAAATTTTATTCGAAAGAAAAAGTAAAAAAGATTACCAGCTTGCTTTCGTGACCCCTGGGATCTTGCCCTCGGATGCCATTTCTCTGAAAGTAACCCTGGAGATTCCAAACTTTCTCATGTAGCCTTTAGGTCTACCGGTAAGCTTGCATCGGTTGTGCAATCTTACTTTTGAGGAGTTTCTTGGAAGTTTATCCAGTCCTTCATAGTCACCTGCTTCTTTCAAAGCCTTACGCTTTGCAGCGTATCGGGCAACTAGCTTTTCTCTTTTTCTTTCTCTGGCTTTTACTGCTTCTCTTGCCATGACTTAATCTTCTTTCTGGTTTTTATTAACAAATGGCAATCCGAACGCTCGCAACAAGGCAAGGCTCTCTTCGTCTGAACCCGCACTCGTCACGAATGTGATGTCCATACCTGAGATACGGTTGATCTTGTCAATACTGATTTCAGGGAAAATGATTTGCTCTTCTACACCCAAGGTGTAGTTTCCTCTACCATCGAAACCTTTTTCTTTGATACCTCGGAAATCTCTTACTCGAGGAAGTGCGACAGTCATTAATCTGTCAAGGAATTCGTACATACGATCTCCTCGAAGGGTAACTCTTGCACCGATAGGCATTCCTTCTCTCAACTTAAAGTTAGAGACGGATTTCTTCGCTTTGGTTGGAACTGCCTTCTGACCAGCGATCATTGTCAATTCATCAACTCCTACGTCGATCAGTTTTTTATCTGCCACCGCAGCACCAATTCCTTTGTTGATCGCGATTTTCTCGATCTTAGGAACCTGCATTACAGACTTGTACTGAAACTTATCTTTTAATGCCGGAACGATATCCGACAGATACTTATCTTTTAATCTTGGATTAGCCATTGTCAGAAACAGATATAAAATTTCCGGATTTCTTAGCATAGCGCTGTAGCTTTCCATCGTCATTGAGTTTTCTACCAATTCTGGTAGTCTCGCCGGTTGATGGATCAACCACCATCAGGTTACTGATGTGCACCGCTGCTTCTGTATTTTGGATACCTCCTTCAGGATTGTTCGCAGAAGGCTTCACATGTTTAGTTACCATGTTAACTCCTTCAACGATCGCTCTGTTTTTGCTCAAGAAAATCTCAAGCACTTTTCCAGTAGAACCTTTATCGTTCCCAGCGATCACCTTTACCGTATCGCCTTTTCGGATGTGTGTTTTTACTTGTCCCATCGTTTAAAGTACTTCAGGTGCCAGTGAAACAATTTTCATGAACTGCTTTTCTCTCAACTCACGAGCTACAGGGCCGAAAATCCTCGTACCTCTAGGCTCGTTGTTGGTGTTCAACAAAACAGCTGCGTTATCATCAAATCGGATGTAAGAACCATCCTTTCTTCTGATCTCCTTCTTAGTGCGAACCACTACTGCTTTAGAAACAGTACCTTTTTTAACTGCACTTGAAGAAGAAGCAGATTTGACAGAAACTACTATCGTATCACCGATAGAAGCATATCTTTTCTTGGTACCGCCAAGTACCCTGATGCAGAGAACCTCTTTTGCTCCGGAGTTATCCGCTACACTTAATCTTGATTCTTGCTGGATCATTACTTCGCTCTTTCAATGATTTCAACCAATCTCCACCTTTTGTTTTTACTCAAAGGTCGAGTTTCCATAAGTCGTACTGTATCTCCGATGTTACAATCGTTGTTCTCATCGTGGGCAGTAAGCTTAGAAGTTTTTCGGATAAACTTCCCGTAAATAGGGTGTTTCTCTCTTCTTTCTACTGATACAGTTATGGTCTTTTGCATTTTGTTGCTAACCACCTGCCCAACTCGTTCTTTTCTTAGATTTCTTTCCATCAATCCGCTTGTTGATTTTTCTTATTGGACAATTCAGTATGCAACCTTGCAATCAGTCTTCTCGAATCGCGAATCTTCATGGGATTCTCGATCGGGGTTACTGCATGTGCAAACTTTAGCTTATTATAATTCTCTACCTCAACAGCGATCTTGCCGTTAAGTTCTTCGAGAGTTAAGGCTTTAATTTCAGAATTTTTCATCCCTGATAATCTCTACGGACAATGAATTTGGTACTGATAGGTAACTTTTGAGCCGCCAGTCTCAATGCTTCATTTGCAAGCTCAACGCTTACTCCTGATGCTTCAAACAAGATGGTACCAGGCTTAACAGTAGCTACCCAGTATTCTGGCGCTCCTTTACCTTTACCCATCCTTACTTCAGCAGGCTTCTTAGTTACGGGTTTGTCAGGGAAAATTCGAATCCAAACTTGCCCTTCCCTTTTCATGGCTCTGGTCATCGCGATACGAGCAGCCTCGATCTGCCGGCTAGTAATCCAACCTGGCTCTAAAGACTTGATACCGAAAGTTCCGAATGCCAATGTATGACCTCTTTGCGCAAGACCTTTAACGCGGCCTTTTTGCTTTTTTCTAAATTTTGTTCTTTTAGGCTGTAACATTTCCTAAACTTTTCGTCTGTTATCGCTTCCTTTTAGGTCCGTCACCTCTTCTTCTACGAGAAGCTCCTGGCCCGCCAGAGTTGCTGTTATTACCCATTCCAACATTAGGAGAAAGATCTCTCTTACCGAATACCTCTCCTTTAAAGATCCACACTTTGATACCGATCTTTCCGTATACAGTCTGTGCTTCAGATACTGCATAGTCGATATCAGCTCTCAAAGTATGCAATGGAATTCTGCCTTCTTTGTACTGCTCAGTTCTTGCCATCTCAGCTCCACCGAGACGTCCGGAACATTTGATCTTGATACCTTGAGCACCTACTCTCATAGAGGAAGCAATCGCTTGCTTCATCGCTCTACGATAAGAGATTCTCGCACGCAATTGCTGGGCGATAGACTCACCTACCAATACCGCGTCCAACTCAGGTCGTTTGATCTCGAAGATGTTGATTTGCAGGTCTTTTCCTGTAATCTTCTTCAACTCTTCTTTGATCTTATCTACTTCTGCTCCCCCTTTACCGATCACTACTCCTGGTCGGGCAGTATGAATAGTAAGGGTGATTCTTTTCAATGTACGCTCAATGACAACTTTTGAAATCCCACCTTTAGGGATCCTTGCCTTGATGTACTCACGTATCTTATGGTCTTCAACGATTTTGTCGGAAAAGTTCTTTCCGCCGAACCAGTTAGAGTCCCATCCTTTGACGATACCTAATCTAAATCCTACAGGGTTTACCTTTTGTCCCATCGTTACTCGTTTTCGTTTTCGTTAGAAATTGTACTGTTGTCCGCGTTTCGATCTGCAACCACTATTGTGATGTGGTTTGATCTTTTACGGATACGATGAGCTCGTCCCTGAGGAGCAGTTCTAAGCCTTTTCAAAATTCGTGCACTGTCCACAAATACTTCTTTCACGTAAAGGTCAGCCTCTTCGATTTTGACCTCTTCGTTCTGCTGTTGCCAGTCTGCAATCGCAGTTAGAAGCAACTTTTCTAAGGTATTAGATGCATGCTTATGATCGAACTTCAAAATGTTCAATGCCACATTCACTCGCTCGCCACGGATCATGTCAGCTACCAGTCTCATTTTTCGTGGAGCTGTAGGCACGTTTCTCAATGATGCTTTCACATCACCAAGTTTACCTGCGTTAGCTTGTTTCCACTCCTTCTGAGCTTCTTTCTCAAGTCTGATTCTTACAGACTTCTTGATTTTGGTCTGTTCAGTAGCTTCCATTATCTTCTACCTTTATCTTTTTTGGCAATGTGACCTCTAAAGTTCCGCGTAGGTGCAAATTCACCTAGTTTGTGGCCCACCATGTTTTCTGTCACGAAAACAGGGATGAACTTATTGCCATTGTGAACAGCAAACGTATGTCCTACGAAATCAGGAGAGATCATAGATCTCCTGGACCATGTCTTGATCACGGTCTTCTTTCCAGACTCATTGATTGTATCAACTTTCTTCTCCAGTCTGAAATCTATGTAGGGTCCCTTTTTAAGCGATCTTGCCATTATTTCCTTTTGCTTACAATGAATTTATCTGAGTACTTGTTCGGCTTACGGGTTTTCTCACCTTTCGCGTATCTGCCGTTTCGAGATCTTGGGTGACCTCCGGATGAACGTCCTTCACCACCACCCATTGGGTGATCGACAGGGTTCATTGCAACACCTCTTACTCGAGGACGCTTTCCAAGCCATCTGTTTCGACCAGCTTTACCCAGTCTAACATTCATGTGATCTGTGTTGCTTACGGTACCAATGGTAGCATAGCAAGTGATCAACACCATTCTCATCTCTCCGGAAGGTAACTTCAAAGTAGCATACTTACCTTCTCTCGCAACTATCTGAGCATAAGAACCTGCACTTCGTGCCATGGCTCCACCTTTACCAGGCTTCAACTCAATGTTGTGGATGATCGTACCCAAAGGAATATTTCCAAGAGGTAACGCGTTACCTAATTCAGGAGCCGCTTTAGGTCCCGAAAGCAACTTTGTTCCTACTTCCAGGCCATTAGGAGCCAGGATGTATCTTTTCTCACCGTCCGCATAATGTAGTAGGGCGATTCGAGCTGTACGTCCCGGATCATACTCAATGGAGTGAACTGTTGCAGGGATGCCTTCTTTATTTCTTTTGAAGTCAATCTCTCTCAGTTTCTTCTTATGACCGCCACCTACGTTGCGAACAGTCATTCTCCCCTGATTATTCCTACCCCCTTTGCTTTTATGCGATCTGATCAGCGACTTTTCTGGTTTGTCCGATGTTACATCATCAAAGACAGGAGCTATCCTAAATCGCTGACCCGGCGTGGTTGGTCTTAGTTTCTTAACCGCCATTATCTATTATATTTCGCTATAAAAATCAATGATGTCCCCGTCAGCAACTTTCACGATAGCCTTCTTGTACATAGGCGAGCTTCCGCTGATAACACCTGACTTGGTATATCTGGACTTACTTTTTCCCGGATGAATCATGGTATTGACATCCTCTACTGTTACTCCGTAGGTCTTCTCAACCTCTTTCTTGATCTCTACTTTGTTCGCGCTTTTAGCAACTACGAATCCATACTTGCCATGCTCATTCAAAGCAGAAAATTTCTCAGTAACGAGTGGTCTGATTAGAACTCCCATTTCTCTTAGTTCAACCGGTTAGTTAGTGTTTCTACTGAGCTCTCGAAGAATACAAGAACGTCAGTATTGATCAAATCATAAGTATTGATCTCATCGATAGAGATCACTTTCGCATTAGGAATATTTCTACTTGAAAGCGATACATTCCTATTTTCAACTGCTACCACAAAGAGTGCTTTGTCGCCACCAATAGACAATTTGTCCAGGATGCCAGCAAACTCCTTAGTTTTAGGAGACTCCATGCTGAAATCTTCCAAAACTTTCACCTGATTGTCTTTGATCTTCTGCGCTACAACAGAACGTCGAGCAAGGCGCTTAACTTTCTTGTTGAGCTTGAAGCCAAAATCACGTGGTTGTGGACCAAAAATGGTTCCCCCACCTCGGAAAATCGGGTTTTTCAAAGAACCTGCACGTGCGGTACCTGTTCCTTTTTGCTTTTTGATCTTTCTCGTAGATC
This DNA window, taken from Cytophagales bacterium, encodes the following:
- the rpsC gene encoding 30S ribosomal protein S3; its protein translation is MGQKVNPVGFRLGIVKGWDSNWFGGKNFSDKIVEDHKIREYIKARIPKGGISKVVIERTLKRITLTIHTARPGVVIGKGGAEVDKIKEELKKITGKDLQINIFEIKRPELDAVLVGESIAQQLRARISYRRAMKQAIASSMRVGAQGIKIKCSGRLGGAEMARTEQYKEGRIPLHTLRADIDYAVSEAQTVYGKIGIKVWIFKGEVFGKRDLSPNVGMGNNSNSGGPGASRRRRGDGPKRKR
- the rplV gene encoding 50S ribosomal protein L22; the protein is MEATEQTKIKKSVRIRLEKEAQKEWKQANAGKLGDVKASLRNVPTAPRKMRLVADMIRGERVNVALNILKFDHKHASNTLEKLLLTAIADWQQQNEEVKIEEADLYVKEVFVDSARILKRLRTAPQGRAHRIRKRSNHITIVVADRNADNSTISNENENE
- the rpsS gene encoding 30S ribosomal protein S19; translated protein: MARSLKKGPYIDFRLEKKVDTINESGKKTVIKTWSRRSMISPDFVGHTFAVHNGNKFIPVFVTENMVGHKLGEFAPTRNFRGHIAKKDKGRR
- the rplB gene encoding 50S ribosomal protein L2 — protein: MAVKKLRPTTPGQRFRIAPVFDDVTSDKPEKSLIRSHKSKGGRNNQGRMTVRNVGGGHKKKLREIDFKRNKEGIPATVHSIEYDPGRTARIALLHYADGEKRYILAPNGLEVGTKLLSGPKAAPELGNALPLGNIPLGTIIHNIELKPGKGGAMARSAGSYAQIVAREGKYATLKLPSGEMRMVLITCYATIGTVSNTDHMNVRLGKAGRNRWLGKRPRVRGVAMNPVDHPMGGGEGRSSGGHPRSRNGRYAKGEKTRKPNKYSDKFIVSKRK
- the rplW gene encoding 50S ribosomal protein L23, which codes for MGVLIRPLVTEKFSALNEHGKYGFVVAKSANKVEIKKEVEKTYGVTVEDVNTMIHPGKSKSRYTKSGVISGSSPMYKKAIVKVADGDIIDFYSEI
- the rplD gene encoding 50S ribosomal protein L4, coding for MKLAVINSNGEDTGREIEFKDEVFGIDPNSHAVYLDVKQYLANQRQGTAKTKERNEIAGSTRKIKKQKGTGTARAGSLKNPIFRGGGTIFGPQPRDFGFKLNKKVKRLARRSVVAQKIKDNQVKVLEDFSMESPKTKEFAGILDKLSIGGDKALFVVAVENRNVSLSSRNIPNAKVISIDEINTYDLINTDVLVFFESSVETLTNRLN